The following DNA comes from Ardenticatenales bacterium.
AGCGCACAAACCGGGCCGCTTTCTCGCTGGCATTGATGTCCAGCACGCCTGCCAGGACCATGGGCTGATTGGCAATGATGCCCACGCTGAAGCCGCCGAGACGGGCAAAACCGACCACGACGTTCGGCGCAAAATGCTCGTGGATTTCGTAGAAGACGCCATCATCCACAATCAGGTTGATCACGTCTTTGATGTCGTATGGCTTGTTCGGGTTGTCGGGCACGAGCGTGTCCAGCGCCGCTTCCGTGCGTAGCGCGTCATCCTTTGTGGGCTTAAAGGGCGGGTCTTCGGCGTTGTTTGCCGGCAAATAACTGAGCAGTTCGCGTATTTTGATCAGGCACTCCGCTTCCGATTCCGCGGCCATGTGGGCCACGCCGCTGGTCTCGTTGTGCGTCATGGCGCCACCCAGCGTCTCAAAGGTCACGTCTTCTCCCGTGACGGCCTTCACCACGTTCGGACCGGTAACGAACATGTAACTGCTGTTTTTGACCATGAAAATGTAGTCGGTGAGCGCGGGGGAATAGACGGCGCCACCGGCGCAGGGTCCCATGATGGCGCTTATCTGGGGAATGACGCCGGAGGCCAGGGTATTGCGCAGGAAGATGTCCGCATAGCCACCCAGGCTAACGACGCCTTCCTGGATGCGCGCGCCACCAGAGTCGTTGATGCCGATGAGGGGGGCGCCATTACGCATGGCCATTTCCATGATTTTGCAGACTTTTTCCGCGTGTACTTCGCTGAGGCTGCCCCCAAAGACGGTGAAGTCCTGACTGAAGACGTAAACGGGTCGCCCGTCAATGGTTCCCCAACCGGTGACAACGCTATCGCCAGGGATTTGCTGGTCGTCCATGCCAAAATTGCGCTCGCGATGGACAACAAACATGTCGATTTCGTGGAATGAGCCGCGATCCAGCAGGATGTCTATTCGCTCGTGCGCGGTCATTTTCCCTGCTTTGCGATGGCGCTCAATGCGATCCGCCCCGCCGCCTTGTGTGGATTCGATACGCATCTGGCGTAGTTGCTCGATCTTCTTGTTTGCCATACGTTCCTCTTCAATAAAAGGCAGGCTTCCAGCCGGGCTTGAAATGGGCGGCCCGGGGATCTGCTGCCGGCATTTTAGTTAAACGAGAGTTGAGCGGGCTTTCATGGTCAAAACCGCGAAACGGACAGCCATCTTTGGGCAAAGTCACCCAACGTGACCCGCGCACAAAGCAATCACTGCGTCACCCCAACACCCGATCTGCTACTGGTACAACATTTTAAGGAAACCACGCCAGTTGTCGCTCAGCGCGCGGCCAGGAATTACAACACCTCCCCACCCACCCATGAGAGCATCAACACTCACCCCACGGCGGAATGTACCCTTGCTCACCTGCGCCACTGGGGCAGGTGCGATGCACTACGGGCACACCACGTTCCTACTGCTTCCAGGGGTGACACTATTCGCGTGAACCTGCCAGGTTTCCTCGGTAGACATTCCCCTGCGCGGGAGAAATCCGGCAGGCTTTTAGCGAGGGACCAAAGAGCTACCACGGAGTTTTGTTCGTCACGCGCCAGAAATGGGCCGTGGCGCGGCGGTTCAGTAGCCAGTAGGCAAGCAAGCTGGCGCTTGCGTAGAATACCAACTGCGCCAGCCATCCATTTTTGGCCGCCGGTGACGCCACAAAGAAGACAACCAATCCTAATTGATAAGCGCCATAAAGCAGAATAACCGGCGGGATTGCGCGGCGGACAACAGGGCGTCGCCGCCACAGTAGAAACGCTTGCGCCGCAAACACAACGGTCCAAACAACTGACCCAATCAGACGAGCCGTGGGAGAAAGCGTTGCGCCTGCCGTCACGAGCAACAGGCTCTGTCGGGCCAGACTGATTGCGCGCCAGATGTTGCCGCAACCAAACAGAACCATTCCCCAGACGACCATTGTGATGCTGCGCGGGGTATGCGACATTGTTAAGTCTACCATAGGTTGCTGAATTATATGCCAACGCGGCGGTCCGGTAAAGAAGGAAAGAATGACTATTCTGCTTATGTTGAGTGTACGCGCAACCGGTGCGAGATTTTCGTCAC
Coding sequences within:
- a CDS encoding acyl-CoA carboxylase subunit beta is translated as MANKKIEQLRQMRIESTQGGGADRIERHRKAGKMTAHERIDILLDRGSFHEIDMFVVHRERNFGMDDQQIPGDSVVTGWGTIDGRPVYVFSQDFTVFGGSLSEVHAEKVCKIMEMAMRNGAPLIGINDSGGARIQEGVVSLGGYADIFLRNTLASGVIPQISAIMGPCAGGAVYSPALTDYIFMVKNSSYMFVTGPNVVKAVTGEDVTFETLGGAMTHNETSGVAHMAAESEAECLIKIRELLSYLPANNAEDPPFKPTKDDALRTEAALDTLVPDNPNKPYDIKDVINLIVDDGVFYEIHEHFAPNVVVGFARLGGFSVGIIANQPMVLAGVLDINASEKAARFVRFCDAFNIPLIVFEDVPGFMPGVNQEHGGIIRSGAKLLYAFCEATVPKITVVTRKAYGGAYCVMNSKHIRADLNLAWPTAEIAVMGPDGAVNIIFRRELESAEDPVARKAELVQDYRDRFADPYTAAKRGFVDDVIEPSETRPRLINALNMLQNKRDSNPPKKHGNIPL